In Lampris incognitus isolate fLamInc1 chromosome 20, fLamInc1.hap2, whole genome shotgun sequence, one genomic interval encodes:
- the kdm6ba gene encoding lysine-specific demethylase 6B isoform X1 → MHHAVEQFGGRNTRDSFPLDGLNRGPWAPVGGRAWPPPARCSPGMNQHQVLPHLPPGPMGGLNHSSKFFNNVSMLVRGSEKQDLPQVTLSGLQREQQRPPLHPPPHHQHPPPPHRAWEQLYECHLPLQGHAPPLPLPSEHALRLHNGGYADGGPPINPHLPPGRQNQLLKFGGPQEQHVSRAPPSLGEEMWAQVQQRGYPGKMLGGQLKRPAPPLGEHSVIQHTPPPSLHPSSRPGSEDCPSPSKRKKSSDQAPHPGLQRFSGPGQSLPLQQQQSSGHYPPPKSALWNPLHKASQPWQPPPIERKNPPPSEFQETNKHGVGSYIHKFPPPSSTPSTLSPPPTSSSGTYNQGCGAPTPQKAAFQPQAVNQQPPPPSTYPHLSSKLALAPPRQALEPRGLHPQRGPLASGRNGTQEPSHPPSTPTRGDRVQCPHPQSSPANSSATSSSSVPYSHFQPHPGLGHHGPPPPPAPPQSASTTAVPQQQQSGSQEAWRYQNRPSGHSLEAGIYRSQGLLPQGQQSHNQVMEGRTPVTLQHHHQVSPPLAPTNPTRTPVITPNPPVTQASCSINSYASNTSSTASMATVSTVTTAPSAGCSVNNIMSGSNTNTWQRGREPVPQTSTSTNNNTPSQLNVLLQAGYQSGRAGSSNPLDQHARTSPHARPVQGKTTCYSQSENECIPASSSSSLFSSGHQRVGESVITSRISNPLPKMTSSSAYCPVGRTASHTKSRPPGPALSSRSLQQPGSSSTQTCSPPEPQMPPLAPASVSQSIEEALDKLDAELEGHMQAEERRRRDREEEQRKMREEERRRRREWEKQQEEKRKKELEKREEERRKRELERQEEERRRRELERQEEERWRRELERQEEERRRRELERQEDERRRRELERQEEERRRRELERQQEERRRRELEHQEEERRRRELERQEEEKRRQRERERRRKELEKQEEERKRRELERHEEEKRREWERKEREKKRKMMEHKREEEVISTKGKEQTAFESLERLLSGNCSPTPPPPRLSSVTMATSGPPPPRNTQASPPYPWLSRSGTPTCLPTGQTSNTPLERLRPPPLTPQTEYAREKQRQREMWNSNNGSTALSPPSTHNTSGMNQPAYPSNKPPTMQAAPSPSKDSTRERDSRSQQQAAGCQRSLPAATLREPPKLYQAFPREPPGAPSSTSSGRDLLHKRMPNGGLGSLGSSTSSCSGDSDSAQFEEEPSELSTLLPDGLANIMAMLDESIKKEEEMYSNEKTASRGVLDNFTPTVPPVKNYLCAPDLIPAPKHQPNQEEFGSNPHASPPVLSRQGSLASPCSRTSSLNEEEDDCLKASLSVPVNPKQSLDVGIAASNTNYRHSDLAKLYGLPEAAKSEADEEDDEEESETPSCSPPPQRPHLHQTGVNSMFKSLATVLESQKYAYRGGPFGRPPPSALVGVKYSSSLSLGPDICRQQQGTSPTSDSNNHPGFSPVAPQLKSSPSLIVENKTAKVEEAEIWRNSQETTERKDNFFKDESVPSIVPVKIEVKEEKQLSTISESSLAELGRSCEVMLSRQSIPNKTSHDKPSSHSKHEDKHKPEREKERNRERERERNREKEKKRKHGHSHSSSDGKKHEDRKERKKKHRDKKEETTFSSLSLSSSSSHSGSSHKRHKDGKSHKVKKDRRILGDLDLQEVREKNRTHFDSDKKKRKEVSEATTSEGELAEWTSRSSGERSCGGTKETETFSSSLGSADFLKLKALSDGPPKELKIRLIKVESGDRETFIASEVEEKRIPLEEIGIKNTASEIIRACKGARVKEKFKESYLLPAFSVKPNMNPEGPIPREKLNPPTPSIYLESKRDAFSPVLLQFCTDPKNPVTVIRGLAGSLRLNLGLFSTKSLVDANAEQAVEVRTQVQQPADENWDASGTGQTWPCESSRSHTTIAKYAQYQASSFQESLQEEKDSDEEDEDEDEKDKEKKPSSISETPSKESSKEGSCGEQKPVGKIIKFGTNIDLSDPKRWKPQLQELQKLPAFMRVASSGNMLSHVGHTILGMNTVQLYMKVPGSRTPGHQENNNFCSVNINIGPGDCEWFSVHEDYWQAINDFCEKHGVDYLTGSWWPVLEDLYNANIPVYRFIQRPGDLVWINGGTVHWVQAVGWCNNIAWNVGPLNAYQYQLALERFEWNEVKKVKSIVPMIHVSWNVARTVKVTDPDTYKLIKYCLLQSIKHIQILRDQLVASGKKISYQSRVKDEPAYYCNECDVEVFDLLFVTSESSSRKMYVVHCEDCARLRSPSLTNVVVLEQYRMEELMNVFDTFSLATSSSSR, encoded by the exons ATGCATCACGCAGTAGAGCAGTTCGGCGGCCGCAACACACGGGATTCCTTCCCTCTGGACGGGCTCAACCGGGGACCATGGGCTCCTGTGGGCGGCCGTGCCTGGCCACCACCTGCCAG GTGTTCACCCGGAATGAACCAACACCAGGTCCTTCCCCATCTACCTCCTGGTCCTATGGGCGGACTGAACCATTCCAGTAAATTCTTCAATAATGT GTCCATGCTGGTGCGAGGAAGCGAGAAGCAGGATCTCCCCCAGGTCACACTATCAGGTTTGCAGAGGGAGCAGCAGAGGCCTCCTCTTCATCCCCCTCCTCACCACCAACATCCTCCACCTCCCCACAGAGCGTGGGAGCAGCTGTACGAGTGCCACCTTCCTCTGCAGGGACATGCACCACCACTGCCCCTCCCCAGTGAACACGCACTCCGTCTCCATAATGGTGGTTATGCTGACGGTGGACCTCCCATCAACCCCCACCTGCCTCCTGGAAGGCAAAACCAACTGCTCAAG TTCGGGGGTCCTCAGGAGCAGCACGTCTCCCGGGCTCCTCCATCGCTGGGGGAGGAAATGTGGGCTCAGGTGCAGCAG AGGGGCTACCCGGGGAAGATGCTTGGGGGACAACTGAAGAGACCAGCGCCTCCATTGGGAGAGCACTCTGTTATCCAGCACACTCCTCCACCCTCCCTGCATCCTTCCTCCCGCCCAGGGTCTGAGGACTGCCCCAGCCCAAGCAAGCGGAAAAAGAGCTCAGATCAG GCACCCCATCCAGGGCTTCAGCGTTTTTCCGGTCCGGGCCAGTCTCTgcccctccagcagcagcagtcctcgggacactacccccctcccaaATCAGCTCTCTGGAACCCTCTTCATAAGGCCAGCCAGCCCTGGCAGCCCCCGCCCATTGAACGCAAGAACCCACCGCCATCTGAGTTTCAG gaaaccaacaaacatggtgtGGGCAGTTACATCCACaagttcccccctccctcctccacccCTTCAACCCTCTCTCCACCACCAACCTCGTCTTCCGGGACCTACAACCAGGGATGTGGTGCCCCGACACCCCAGAAGGCAGCATTCCAACCTCAGGCTGTAAACCAGCAGCCCCCTCCTCCTTCCACATACCCCCACCTCAGCTCCAAACTGGCTCTAGCCCCACCCCGCCAAGCCCTGGAGCCCCGTGGTCTTCATCCCCAGAGAGGCCCTCTTGCATCAGGCCGCAATGGAACCCAAGAGCCCTCTCATCCTCCATCTACCCCAACCAGGGGGGATAGAGTCCAATGCCCACACCCCCAGTCTTCACCAGCAAACTCCTCTGCtaccagcagcagcagtgtgcctTACAGCCACTTCCAGCCTCACCCAGGGCTGGGGCACCatggccctcctcctcctcctgcacctcCCCAGTCTGCCAGCACCACCGCAGTACCTCAGCAACAGCAAAGTGGGTCCCAGGAAGCCTGGAGATACCAGAACAGGCCTAGCGGTCATTCCCTG GAGGCAGGAATCTACAGGTCTCAAGGGCTGCTACCTCAGGGCCAGCAGAGCCACAATCAGGTTATGGAGGGTCGGACTCCAGTTACCCTCCAGCACCATCACCAAGTCAGCCCACCTTTGGCCCCCACCAACCCCACCCGCACTCCTGTCATCACCCCCAACCCTCCTGTCACCCAAGCCTCCTGTTCAATCAACAGCTATGCCAGCAACACGTCAAGCACTGCAAGTATGGCTACGGTCTCTACTGTGACAACAGCACCGTCTGCTGGCTGCTCAGTGAATAACATCATGAGTGGCAGTAACACAAACACctggcagagaggaagagagccagTCCCCCAGACCTCCACCAGCACCAACAACAACACACCGTCTCAACTGAATGTCCTGCTGCAGGCGGGCTATCAGTCAGGCAGAGCTGGCAGTTCCAACCCCCTGGACCAGCATGCACGCACCAGCCCTCATGCCCGGCCCGTACAGGGTAAAACGACATGCTACAGTCAGTCTGAGAACGAGTGCATTcctgcctcttcctcctcctccttgttctCCTCAGGACATCAGAGGGTAGGGGAGAGTGTGATTACAAGCAGGATTTCCAACCCCCTCCCTAAAATGACCTCATCCAGTGCATACTGCCCTGTGGGTCGTACAGCAAGTCATACCAAGTCTCGGCCACCTGGCCCCGCTCTTTCCTCCAGATCTCTACAGCAGCCTGGCTCTTCCTCCACCCAGACCTGCTCCCCCCCTGAGCCCCAGATGCCTCCACTGGCCCCGGCCTCCGTCTCCCAGTCCATCGAAGAGGCTCTGGATAAACTGGATGCTGAATTAGAGGGCCACATGCAGgctgaagagaggaggaggagggatagagaggaggaacagaggaaaatgagagaggaggagaggaggcggaggagagaatgggagaagcagcaggaggagaaaaggaagaaagagttggagaaaagagaggaggagaggaggaagagggaacTGGAGAggcaagaggaagagaggaggaggagagaattaGAGAGGCAAGAAgaagagagatggaggagagaacTAGAGAGGCAAGAGGAAGAAAGGAGGAGGCGAGAACTAGAGAGGCAAGaggatgagaggaggaggagagagctagagaggcaagaggaggaaaggaggagACGAGAACTGGAGAGGCAGCAGGAAGAGCGGAGGAGGAGAGAATTGGAAcatcaggaggaggagaggaggaggagagaattgGAACGGCAGGAGGAAGAAAAGCGAAGACAAAGAGAGCGGGAGAGGAGGCGAAAAGAATTGGAAAagcaagaggaggagaggaagaggagggaattGGAGAGGcatgaagaagagaagaggagagagtgggagaggaaggagagagagaaaaagaggaagatgatGGAACATAAGCGGGAGGAAGAGGTAATTAGCACTAAAGGCAAAGAACAAACCGCTTTTGAAAGTCTGGAGAGGCTGCTCTCGGGAAACTGTTCTCCCACACCACCACCTCCTCgtctctcctctgtcaccatggCAACTTCAGGGCCACCACCTCCTCGTAATACCCAGGCATCACCCCCTTACCCCTGGCTTAGTCGCAGTGGCACACCCACCTGTCTGCCCACAGGCCAGACCTCCAATACCCCTCTGGAGAGGCTACGACCTCCTCCTCTCACCCCTCAGACGGAGTACGCCAGAGAGaagcagaggcagagggagatgTGGAACAGTAACAATGGCAGCACAGCACTCAGCCCTCCATCCACACACAATACCTCAGGGATGAACCAGCCGGCTTACCCCAGCAACAAGCCCCCCACCATGCAGGCTGCACCCAGCCCATCCAAAGACTCcaccagggagagagacagcaggagCCAGCAGCAAGCCGCTGGATGTCAACGTTCTCTGCCTGCTGCCACACTCAGAGAGCCTCCAAAATTGTACCAAGCATTTCCCAGAGAGCCACCCGGAGCCCCGTCGTCCACCAGCTCTGGCAGAGATCTCCTCCACAAGCGAATGCCCAATGGAGGGCTTGGCAGCCTGGGTAGCAGCACCAGCAGCTGCAGCGGGGATTCCGATAGTGCCCAGTTTGAGGAGGAGCCCTCTGAGTTGTCCACACTGCTTCCTGATGGTCTGGCTAACATAATGGCCATGCTAGATGAGTCCATCAAAAAGGAGGAGGAGATGTACAGCAACGAGAAGACAGCATCTAGAGGTGTCCTCGACAATTTTACTCCTACAGTCCCGCCTGTCAAAAACTACCTGTGCGCTCCAGACCTTATTCCTGCACCCAAGCACCAGCCAAACCAGGAAGAGTTTGGATCCAATCCGCATGCAAGTCCTCCTGTATTAAGTCGCCAAGGCTCCCTGGCGTCACCTTGCAGCCGTACCTCCTCCCTCAATGAGGAAGAGGATGACTGCCTCAAAGCTTCGCTGAGTGTTCCCGTAAACCCTAAACAGTCATTGGATGTGGGAATAGCAGCCTCTAACACAAACTATCGCCACAGTGACTTGGCAAAGCTTTATGGACTCCCTGAGGCGGCTAAAAGTGAGGCagatgaggaggatgatgaagaggagtCTGAGACACCATCTTGTTCGCCACCACCCCAGAGACCGCACCTCCACCAGACGGGGGTGAACAGCATGTTCAAGTCTCTGGCAACAGTCCTAGAAAGCCAGAAGTACGCCTACCGGGGCGGGCCTTTTGGAAGACCCCCACCCTCCGCTCTGGTGGGAGTTAaatattcctcttctctctcactgGGTCCAGACATCTGCCGCCAGCAGCAAGGCACATCGCCAACCTCAGATTCCAACAATCATCCAGGTTTCAGTCCGGTGGCCCCCCAACTCAAGTCATCCCCTTCTTTAATTGTGGAAAACAAGACTGCAAAGGTGGAAGAGGCAGAAATCTGGAGGAatagccaagagacaacagagaggAAGGATAACTTTTTCAAGGATGAGAGTGTTCCCTCCATCGTACCTGTTAAGATAGAGGTGAAGGAGGAGAAACAACTAAGTACCATCTCAGAGTCTTCTCTGGCTGAGCTGGGCAGGAGTTGCGAGGTCATGCTGAGTCGGCAGTCTATTCCCAACAAGACATCACATGACAAACCTAGCAGCCACAGCAAACACGAGGACAAACAcaaaccagagagagagaaggaacgaaatagagaaagggagagagagagaaacagggagaaagagaagaagaggaaacaTGGCCACAGTCACAGCAGCAGTGATGGCAAGAAACATGAGGAcagaaaagagaggaaaaaaaagcacaGAGACAAAAAGGAGGAGACTACCTTCtcttcattatcattatcatcttcCTCTTCCCATTCTGGCTCCAGCCACAAGCGGCACAAGGATGGCAAGAGCCACAAAGTAAAGAAGGACCGCAGAATCCTTGGTGATCTCGACCTCCAGGAGGTTCGTGAGAAAAATCGGACTCATTTTGACTCTGACAAAAAGAAACGTAAAGAGGTATCCGAAGCCACCACCAGTGAGGGCGAACTTGCTGAGTGGACCTCTAGAAGTTCTGGGGAAAGATCCTGTGGTGGCACAAAAGAGACAGAAACATTCAGTTCCTCGCTAGGCTCTGCAGACTTCCTAAAGCTCAAGGCACTGTCAGACGGGCCGCCCAAAGAGCTGAAGATTCGTTTAATCAAAGTGGAGAGTGGGGACAGAGAAACGTTTATTGCCTCAGAGGTGGAGGAGAAGAGGATTCCTCTGGAAGAGATTGGCATCAAGAACACAGCCAGTGAAATCATCAGAGCCTGCAA GGGTGCGAGGGTCAAAGAGAAGTTCAAAGAATCCTACCTACTCCCTGCCTTCTCTGTCAAACCCAATATGAACCCAGAGGGACCTATCCCCAGGGAGAAGCTCAACCCTCCAACACCCAGCATCTAT TTGGAGAGCAAGAGGGATGCTTTCTCCCCTGTGCTGCTGCAGTTTTGTACGGATCCTAAGAACCCCGTCACGGTCATCAGGGGTTTGGCTGGATCTCTGCGGCTCA ACCTGGGCCTGTTTTCCACTAAGTCACTTGTGGACGCTAACGCGGAGCAAGCAGTGGAGGTGAGGACCCAGGTGCAGCAGCCTGCTGATGAGAACTGGGACGCTAGTGGGACAGGCCAGACATGGCCCTGTGAGAGCAGTCGATCCCATACCACTATTGCGAAGTATGCCCAGTACCAGGCCTCCAGCTTCCAGGAGAGCCTGCAG GAGGAGAAAGACAGTGAtgaggaagatgaagatgaagatgagaaAGATAAAGAAAAGAAGCCGTCCAGCATTTCTGAGACACCCAGCAAGGAAAGCTCAAAGGAGGGCAGCTG TGGTGAGCAGAAACCAGTGGGAAAAATCATCAAATTTGGGACCAACATTGACCTTTCAGATCCCAAGAG ATGGAAGCCCCAGTTACAGGAGCTGCAGAAGCTGCCGGCCTTCATGCGCGTAGCGTCCAGCGGTAACATGTTGAGCCATGTGGGCCACACCATCTTGGGCATGAACACTGTCCAGCTGTACATGAAGGTCCCTGGAAGCCGCACACCTG GTCACCAGGAAAACAATAACTTCTGCTCAGTGAACATCAACATTGGCCCCGGGGATTGTGAGTGGTTCTCTGTGCACGAGGACTACTGGCAAGCCATTAACGACTTCTGTGAAAA